From a single Fusobacterium ulcerans ATCC 49185 genomic region:
- a CDS encoding 2,3-bisphosphoglycerate-independent phosphoglycerate mutase yields the protein MERKVLLAIADGLGDRPCEALGNKTPLEYAETETLDMLAKNGTTGIMDLYKAGVPVGTDLGHLILFGYGIEDYPGRGPIEAFGKGMELIEGDIAFRCNFATVDDDMNIVDRRAGRIREGTKKLADALSGMMIDGITVLFKEATEHRAVMVLRGENLSSAISDTDPKKEDLKIKTSTAKDDSKEAAFTADLLNKVIVKAHEILKNHPLNIKRIEEGKFPANCIVTRGAGKMPKIEKITEKLKFKACCIAAEDTVLGAARLAGFETVTDSSFTGNIDTNIEKKAKAAVGALKTNDLVVLHYKATDLMGHDNNPQGKVEAIEKYDKMLKIVLNLIKEEKLNDVIIALAADHSTPCERKEHSGDPVPVVINGKSIRKDYVEKYDEISCSQGGLNRIKGSDFISILLDYLELVVKQGN from the coding sequence ATGGAAAGAAAAGTACTTTTGGCTATAGCAGATGGATTAGGAGACAGACCTTGTGAGGCACTTGGAAATAAGACTCCTTTAGAATATGCTGAAACCGAAACTTTAGATATGCTTGCAAAAAATGGGACAACAGGAATTATGGATTTATACAAAGCAGGAGTACCAGTAGGTACAGACCTTGGACATCTGATTCTATTTGGTTATGGAATTGAAGATTATCCTGGAAGAGGTCCTATTGAAGCTTTTGGAAAGGGAATGGAATTAATAGAGGGTGACATTGCCTTTAGATGTAACTTCGCAACTGTTGATGATGATATGAATATAGTTGACCGTAGAGCTGGAAGAATCAGAGAGGGAACAAAAAAACTGGCAGACGCTTTAAGTGGAATGATGATTGATGGAATTACAGTTCTTTTCAAAGAAGCAACTGAACATAGAGCAGTTATGGTTCTTAGAGGGGAAAATTTATCTTCTGCTATCTCTGATACAGATCCTAAAAAAGAAGACCTTAAAATAAAAACTTCTACAGCAAAAGATGACAGCAAAGAAGCTGCTTTCACTGCTGATCTATTGAATAAAGTTATTGTAAAAGCTCATGAGATTTTGAAAAATCATCCTTTGAATATAAAAAGAATTGAAGAGGGAAAATTTCCAGCTAATTGTATTGTTACAAGAGGAGCAGGAAAAATGCCTAAAATAGAAAAAATAACAGAAAAATTAAAATTTAAGGCCTGCTGCATTGCTGCTGAAGATACAGTTCTAGGTGCTGCAAGATTAGCTGGATTTGAAACTGTAACTGACAGCAGTTTTACAGGAAATATTGATACAAATATTGAAAAAAAAGCAAAGGCAGCTGTGGGAGCTTTAAAAACTAATGATCTTGTAGTCTTACATTACAAAGCTACAGACTTAATGGGGCATGACAACAATCCTCAGGGAAAAGTTGAAGCCATAGAAAAATATGATAAAATGCTTAAAATTGTTCTTAACCTCATAAAAGAAGAAAAATTAAATGATGTAATTATTGCCCTTGCTGCTGACCATTCAACACCTTGTGAAAGAAAGGAACATAGTGGCGATCCTGTTCCTGTTGTTATAAATGGAAAAAGTATCAGAAAAGACTACGTTGAAAAATATGATGAAATTTCTTGCAGTCAAGGTGGGTTAAATAGAATTAAAGGTTCTGATTTTATAAGTATTCTACTTGATTATTTAGAGTTAGTAGTTAAACAAGGAAATTAA
- a CDS encoding phosphopentomutase produces MKRFVVLVLDSFGIGEMKDVEMVRPQDIGANTYKSVLESNPNLYIPNLERLGIANAAELEIGNVKYSKEAVYGKANLMHFWCDTFYGHQELMGTYPKKPKVEPFYKAIDEVEKKLKEYGYSVERFGSPQEILIINKCATVGDNLEADLGQVYNITGALDLISYDELLKIGKIVRRAVKVPRVITFGGEEVTLENIKDAYECKDLIFAGINAPKSGVYKKGYKVQHMGYGINSGVQLPKILEGAAKTILIGKVADIVENLNGKSIFGVDSDEIMDRLIKEIKENKTGFICANIQETDLAGHQEDSVRYGNRLEVVDKKLKLVMELLDEEDILIVTADHGNDPNIGHSNHTRELVPILVYKKNKLSGKNIGERKTLSDIGQTVAEYFGRILPDNGESFLKKL; encoded by the coding sequence ATGAAAAGATTTGTAGTATTGGTATTAGATAGTTTTGGAATTGGTGAAATGAAAGATGTAGAAATGGTTCGACCTCAAGACATAGGAGCAAATACATATAAAAGTGTATTGGAGAGCAATCCTAATTTATATATACCTAATTTAGAAAGATTAGGTATTGCCAATGCAGCAGAACTAGAAATTGGAAATGTAAAATATTCAAAGGAAGCTGTGTACGGAAAAGCAAATTTAATGCACTTTTGGTGTGACACTTTTTATGGACATCAAGAACTTATGGGAACCTATCCTAAAAAACCTAAAGTTGAACCTTTTTATAAAGCTATTGATGAAGTAGAGAAAAAACTTAAAGAGTATGGTTATTCAGTTGAAAGATTTGGTTCTCCACAAGAAATACTAATAATAAATAAGTGTGCCACTGTAGGGGATAATCTTGAAGCTGACTTAGGACAAGTTTATAATATAACTGGAGCTTTAGATCTCATAAGCTATGATGAATTATTAAAGATAGGAAAAATTGTACGAAGAGCTGTAAAAGTTCCTAGGGTTATAACTTTTGGTGGTGAAGAAGTAACATTAGAAAATATAAAAGATGCCTATGAATGCAAAGACTTGATTTTTGCAGGAATAAATGCTCCAAAGTCTGGAGTTTATAAAAAAGGATATAAAGTACAACATATGGGATATGGAATCAATAGTGGGGTACAGTTGCCAAAGATTTTAGAAGGAGCAGCCAAAACTATTTTAATAGGAAAGGTTGCAGATATAGTTGAGAATCTAAATGGGAAATCTATTTTTGGTGTAGATAGTGATGAAATTATGGACAGACTAATTAAGGAGATTAAAGAAAATAAAACTGGATTTATTTGTGCTAATATACAAGAAACAGATTTAGCTGGACATCAGGAAGATTCAGTAAGATATGGGAATAGACTTGAAGTTGTAGATAAAAAATTAAAATTAGTTATGGAATTATTAGATGAGGAAGATATACTTATAGTGACTGCAGATCATGGAAATGATCCAAATATTGGTCATTCCAATCACACAAGAGAATTAGTACCAATTTTAGTTTATAAAAAAAATAAATTAAGTGGAAAAAATATAGGAGAAAGAAAGACTCTTTCAGATATTGGGCAAACTGTAGCTGAATATTTTGGAAGAATACTTCCAGATAATGGAGAGTCCTTTTTGAAAAAATTATAG
- a CDS encoding SLC13 family permease → MSVTQKKNLVPILSTIGAVIVFFVILLMPLPQGMSAAAQKSLALFTFALIMWIAKPIPIYQTSIIIILLLPLIGAVKKQSQAFETLGYSIIWLMVAAFVLTSAMSASNLGKRIALILTTKFSKTPTQTLIVFVFINYILAFFVPSTTARASLIAPIILVILEVYKAVPGKSNFGKLIMLQGVQNNAFATSVVMTATSAQVLALGFINEQTGASVGYMSWLLGSLPQALLTTIIAFIVGLKLYSHKNELGDVMSNATISLKKQLTDLGPMSTNEKKALFIFMLTLFLWATGDYQQAWFGFKISTEQTAVLSMLLCLLPGIGVITWKQASIKWDLMVFSAGAYAVGNAVDNTGGAAWAIDKLINIIGLDKMSHSLVAITLIFITVFSHLIFTSKTVRTTILIPAIIALAKQLGMDPVSLALVCSFGIAYTITLPPHSKVNTLYFGTGYFDVKDELVYGLISCFIGSCSLSLIYFTWIKFVI, encoded by the coding sequence ATGTCAGTCACTCAAAAGAAAAATCTAGTACCCATACTCAGTACCATAGGGGCAGTTATTGTATTCTTTGTAATACTATTAATGCCTCTGCCTCAAGGAATGTCAGCAGCAGCTCAAAAAAGTTTAGCTCTGTTTACATTTGCATTAATAATGTGGATTGCTAAGCCAATTCCTATTTATCAAACTTCAATTATTATCATTTTGCTACTTCCATTAATTGGAGCTGTAAAAAAACAAAGTCAGGCTTTTGAAACTTTAGGTTATAGTATTATCTGGCTAATGGTAGCCGCATTTGTATTAACTTCAGCAATGAGTGCTTCAAATCTTGGAAAAAGAATTGCACTTATTCTAACAACTAAGTTCTCAAAAACTCCTACTCAAACATTAATAGTTTTTGTATTCATTAACTATATATTAGCATTCTTTGTCCCATCTACAACTGCAAGAGCTTCACTGATTGCTCCAATCATCTTAGTTATACTTGAAGTGTACAAAGCTGTTCCAGGAAAAAGTAATTTTGGAAAACTGATAATGCTTCAGGGAGTACAAAATAATGCCTTTGCTACATCAGTAGTAATGACTGCAACTTCAGCACAAGTATTAGCTCTTGGATTTATAAATGAACAAACTGGAGCAAGTGTTGGATATATGTCTTGGTTGTTAGGTTCTCTTCCTCAGGCTCTTCTTACTACTATAATCGCCTTTATTGTGGGACTTAAATTATACAGCCACAAAAATGAACTTGGAGATGTAATGAGTAATGCTACAATTTCATTGAAAAAACAACTGACTGATCTTGGACCTATGTCAACAAATGAAAAGAAAGCATTATTTATCTTCATGCTAACACTATTTTTATGGGCAACAGGAGATTACCAGCAAGCATGGTTTGGGTTTAAAATCAGTACTGAACAAACTGCTGTTTTAAGTATGCTTCTTTGCCTGCTTCCTGGAATTGGAGTTATCACTTGGAAACAAGCAAGTATCAAATGGGACTTGATGGTATTCTCAGCAGGAGCTTATGCTGTAGGAAATGCTGTAGACAATACTGGTGGAGCTGCATGGGCCATTGATAAATTAATAAATATTATTGGATTGGATAAAATGTCTCATTCTCTAGTGGCAATCACTTTAATTTTTATAACTGTATTCAGCCATCTTATCTTTACAAGTAAAACAGTAAGAACAACTATCTTGATTCCAGCCATTATTGCATTAGCAAAACAGCTCGGTATGGACCCAGTGTCACTAGCTCTTGTTTGTTCTTTTGGAATAGCATATACAATTACACTGCCACCACACTCAAAAGTTAATACTCTATACTTTGGTACTGGGTACTTTGATGTTAAAGATGAACTTGTGTATGGATTAATTTCTTGTTTCATAGGATCATGCTCACTATCATTGATTTACTTCACATGGATAAAATTTGTTATATAA
- a CDS encoding LysR family transcriptional regulator: MDIDKIESFVTLAEIKHFAKASEVLYISQPALSKRIQALEDELNVPLFNRIGKKIFLTVQGEYFKKYAEEMLASYYNAREYIKQIENLEHGTLNFGTTNFIGVYLMPEFISKFHNKYPKIEINMIINSSKNILNMLHKNQLEFIFLSDYIVEEDNYYVINKYIDDNLKLIVGNKHRLFGQKSCSLFDVADDLYITKEPTSSQSKFLDKVFKKYNFDFNNKLFISHQEAIKESVINNIGISILSVNSVKRELESGLVTALDFDEEDIQREIQYVYIKNKFLTPAANEFIKLISG; the protein is encoded by the coding sequence ATGGATATAGATAAAATAGAATCATTTGTAACTTTAGCAGAAATAAAGCACTTTGCAAAGGCATCAGAAGTACTCTATATTTCACAGCCAGCTTTAAGCAAAAGAATTCAGGCTCTGGAAGATGAGCTTAATGTGCCTCTTTTTAATCGTATTGGGAAGAAAATATTTCTCACTGTTCAGGGGGAATATTTTAAAAAATATGCAGAGGAGATGTTGGCATCTTATTATAATGCAAGAGAGTATATAAAGCAGATTGAAAACTTAGAACATGGAACTTTAAATTTTGGAACAACAAACTTTATTGGAGTGTATCTGATGCCTGAATTTATTTCAAAATTTCATAATAAATACCCAAAAATAGAGATAAATATGATAATTAATTCTTCTAAAAATATATTGAATATGCTGCATAAAAATCAACTGGAATTTATTTTTCTTTCAGACTATATTGTAGAAGAAGATAATTATTACGTTATTAATAAGTATATTGATGATAATCTGAAACTAATAGTGGGAAATAAGCATAGATTATTTGGACAGAAATCCTGCTCTTTATTTGATGTTGCAGATGACTTGTATATAACAAAAGAACCAACTTCATCTCAGTCTAAATTTTTAGATAAGGTATTTAAAAAATATAATTTTGATTTTAATAATAAACTTTTTATCAGTCATCAGGAAGCTATTAAGGAATCTGTTATTAATAATATTGGAATTTCAATTCTTTCTGTAAATTCTGTAAAAAGAGAATTGGAAAGTGGATTGGTAACAGCTCTTGATTTTGATGAAGAGGATATTCAAAGGGAGATACAGTATGTTTATATAAAAAATAAATTTCTGACTCCTGCTGCAAATGAGTTTATAAAATTAATATCTGGGTAG